A single window of Pungitius pungitius chromosome 20, fPunPun2.1, whole genome shotgun sequence DNA harbors:
- the LOC119194548 gene encoding potassium channel subfamily K member 13: protein MACRSGSCCGSGPINEDNARFLLLALFIIIYLLCGAAVFSALEQPKEREAKERWAQRFEHFSQRHNLSKKDLNNFLRDYEEANLAGIRVDTVRPRWDFTGAFYFVGTVVSTIGFGMTTPATIGGKVFLMVYGLLGCAATILFFNLFLERVITVIAVVLKSCHERRHNKAVLPPNGHQVSGGNGADGAGGDGGVKGQDLAGWKPSVYCVMLILGAAAILVSCCASFMYTAAEGWGYLDSLYFCFVAFSTIGFGDMVSSQRVVYEGHAMVAYRLGNFFFILTGVCCIYSLFNVISIVIKQVLNWMLMRLEAPCRCCLPSRGHRRPRRNVVAPGHLRARRDPSIETDAINESETDAGRRMSGEMISMRDFLAANKVNLAIMQKQLSEMAIGHPRQSASGSRQNGFSGGVGALGIMNNRLAETSVDRPENRLNPF from the exons ATGGCATGCAGGAGCGGTTCCTGCTGCGGCTCCGGTCCTATCAACGAGGACAACGCGAGGTTCctgctgctggctctcttcatcatcatctacCTCCTGTGCGGAGCCGCGGTCTTCTCCGCGCTGGAGCAGCCGAAGGAGCGCGAGGCGAAGGAGCGCTGGGCACAGAGGTTCGAGCACTTCAGTCAGAGGCACAACCTGAGCAAGAAAGACCTGAATAACTTCCTGAGGGACTACGAGGAGGCCAACCTGGCGGGCATCCGTGTGGATACGGTCCGACCTCGATGGGACTTCACCGGCGCGTTTTACTTCGTGGGAACTGTGGTGTCGACCATTG GCTTTGGGATGACCACTCCTGCCACCATTGGAGGAAAAGTCTTCCTGATGGTCTACGGTCTACTCGGCTGCGCAGCCACCATACTCTTCTTCAACCTCTTCCTAGAGCGGGTCATCACCGTCATCGCCGTGGTCCTAAAGTCGTGTCACGAACGACGACATAACAAAGCTGTGCTGCCTCCAAATGGCCACCAGGTCTCCGGGGGAAACGGAGCAGACGGAGCtgggggagatggaggagtAAAAGGACAGGATCTGGCTGGCTGGAAGCCTTCGGTCTACTGCGTCATGCTCATTCTAGGAGCGGCAGCCATCTTGGTGTCCTGCTGTGCCTCGTTCATGTACACGGCAGCAGAGGGATGGGGCTATCTGGACTCGCTCTACTTCTGCTTTGTAGCCTTtagcaccattggtttcggagACATGGTGAGCAGCCAACGGGTCGTCTACGAGGGCCACGCCATGGTCGCGTACCGGCTGGGcaacttcttcttcatcctgacCGGGGTCTGCTGCATCTACTCCCTCTTCAACGTCATCTCCATTGTCATCAAGCAGGTCCTCAACTGGATGCTAATGAGGCTGGAGGCGCCCTGCCGCTGCTGTTTGCCCAGTAGGGGTCACCGGCGACCCCGGCGGAACGTGGTGGCCCCGGGTCACCTCCGCGCCCGCAGGGACCCCTCCATCGAGACAGATGCCATCAACGAAAGCGAGACTGACGCTGGGCGCAGGATGTCTGGGGAGATGATCTCCATGAGGGACTTCCTGGCAGCCAACAAG gtgaaTCTGGCAATTATGCAGAAGCAGCTTTCGGAGATGGCCATCGGACACCCGCGACAGTCCGCCTCCGGTTCACGCCAGAACGGCTTCTCGGGAGGGGTGGGCGCCCTGGGCATCATGAACAACCGGCTGGCCGAAACGAGCGTTGACAGACCGGAGAACCGCCTGAATCCTTTCTAA